A DNA window from Parafrankia discariae contains the following coding sequences:
- a CDS encoding transposase produces MAPRAPGRPRRFRYPGRRPVEDRAASNGIRWMLRDDVPWRESPTGLFGVSG; encoded by the coding sequence TTGGCACCGCGGGCTCCGGGGCGTCCACGGCGGTTCCGCTACCCGGGACGCCGCCCGGTCGAGGACCGGGCGGCGTCGAACGGGATCCGATGGATGCTGCGCGATGACGTGCCCTGGCGGGAGTCGCCCACGGGCTTGTTCGGGGTGTCGGGGTGA
- a CDS encoding WD40 repeat domain-containing serine/threonine protein kinase, which produces MTVSSSSLGEADGFDGTDPVRVGPYRLLRRLGAGGMGTVYLGVNGSGRQVAVKLVRPDLARVAEFRERLKREADSARRVARFCTAAVLDVNVTADVPYLVTEFVDGPTLAEVVRERGPLHPAELHQLAASMATALMAIHRAGIVHRDLKPSNIVLSRLGPKVIDFGIARALDTASVLSGEYPVGTPALMAPEQARGDTITSAADVFAWGGVIVYAGTGRYPFGTGPAAALLYRTVNDTPALDGFEDSLRPLVEDAMRKAPADRPTAEQLYARLLDMRVDEAELPLGLPLAEVAALVQPVAPGTPRTPGTPGTPGTPAPPGTPGNPSSPSLSSASVETQAVPPTPVTVLSPHSSPAPATTGPAATTGRAKASGRPEAGARARAAGRAESAGRGGAAGRVGTDGRNRNRSGPRRGGWRGRALLAAILAAVIATVTLVVVDNRGAPSPTGVPEQAAARALRLQLQDRPLARRLALAAYHAAPESTSTRNAVIGLFAADIDPVVASLGGHVLSAALRPDGRLLAAGTEAGTIELWDLTDLARPVHAGTVAGVGDWVYSVAFNPGGNLLAAGVGDGSVRLWDVTDPARVGALATLAFHRDRVRSVAFAPDGATLASGGDDGQVGLWAVTDPSRPQRRSATDGAVAGIRSVAFSPRGGLLALAGDDGSVRLWNVTDPARPATSSTLRGTGRTVRSVAFSVDGSTLAAGGIDGAVRTWRVGGPGPVVDLGSTPGGVGGVTSVAFGPQGKILVTASEDETVRLTDVSAPADPVALTDLRGHTKAVSAAMFVPGGRTVVSAGGDGSVRLWTVDPAVLTRDACADPANRIGAKEWHANFPDTPYDPPCS; this is translated from the coding sequence GTGACGGTGAGCTCGTCCAGCCTCGGTGAAGCCGACGGGTTCGACGGCACCGATCCGGTGCGGGTCGGGCCGTACCGGCTGCTGCGCCGTCTCGGGGCGGGCGGCATGGGCACCGTCTATCTCGGGGTGAACGGCTCCGGGCGGCAGGTGGCCGTCAAGCTCGTCCGACCCGACCTGGCGCGGGTCGCCGAGTTCCGGGAGCGGCTGAAGCGGGAGGCGGACAGCGCCCGGCGGGTCGCCCGGTTCTGCACCGCGGCGGTGCTCGACGTGAACGTCACCGCCGACGTGCCCTACCTGGTCACCGAGTTCGTGGACGGCCCGACCCTGGCCGAGGTGGTCCGTGAGCGCGGGCCGCTGCACCCCGCCGAGCTGCACCAGCTCGCCGCCAGCATGGCGACCGCGCTGATGGCGATCCACCGCGCCGGCATCGTCCACCGCGACCTCAAGCCCAGCAACATCGTGCTCTCCCGGCTCGGCCCGAAGGTCATCGACTTCGGGATCGCCCGCGCGCTCGACACGGCGTCCGTGCTGAGCGGGGAGTATCCGGTCGGCACCCCCGCGCTGATGGCCCCCGAGCAGGCCCGCGGGGACACGATCACCTCCGCGGCGGACGTCTTCGCCTGGGGCGGGGTGATCGTGTACGCCGGCACCGGCCGCTATCCCTTCGGCACCGGCCCGGCGGCGGCCCTGCTCTACCGCACGGTCAACGACACCCCCGCCCTCGACGGCTTCGAGGACTCGCTGCGCCCGCTGGTCGAGGACGCGATGCGCAAGGCCCCGGCCGACCGACCCACCGCCGAGCAGCTCTACGCCCGGCTGCTCGACATGCGCGTGGACGAGGCCGAGCTGCCCCTGGGACTCCCGCTCGCCGAGGTCGCCGCGCTCGTCCAACCGGTCGCGCCCGGGACACCCCGGACGCCGGGAACACCCGGAACACCCGGAACGCCCGCGCCGCCGGGAACGCCCGGGAACCCGTCGTCGCCGTCGCTGTCCTCGGCGTCGGTGGAGACGCAGGCCGTCCCGCCGACCCCGGTGACCGTCCTGTCCCCGCACAGCTCGCCGGCGCCGGCCACGACCGGCCCGGCCGCGACGACCGGCCGGGCCAAGGCGTCCGGGCGGCCGGAGGCGGGCGCCCGGGCCCGAGCGGCGGGCCGAGCCGAATCGGCGGGGCGGGGCGGGGCGGCGGGGCGGGTCGGAACGGATGGCCGCAACCGGAACCGGAGCGGGCCGAGGCGAGGCGGATGGCGCGGGAGGGCACTGCTCGCGGCGATCCTGGCCGCGGTCATCGCGACGGTCACGCTCGTCGTGGTCGACAACCGGGGCGCGCCGAGCCCGACCGGCGTCCCCGAGCAGGCCGCGGCCCGGGCACTGCGGCTGCAGCTGCAGGACCGTCCGCTCGCCCGCCGGCTCGCGCTCGCGGCCTACCACGCCGCGCCGGAGTCGACATCCACCCGCAACGCGGTGATCGGCCTGTTCGCGGCGGACATCGACCCGGTGGTGGCGTCGCTGGGCGGCCACGTCCTGAGCGCCGCCCTGCGTCCCGACGGCCGGCTGCTCGCCGCCGGGACGGAAGCCGGGACGATCGAGCTCTGGGATCTCACCGACCTCGCCCGCCCCGTCCACGCCGGCACCGTCGCCGGGGTCGGTGACTGGGTCTACTCGGTGGCCTTCAACCCGGGCGGGAACCTGCTCGCGGCCGGGGTCGGCGACGGGTCCGTCCGGCTGTGGGACGTCACCGACCCCGCCCGCGTCGGCGCGCTCGCCACCCTCGCGTTCCACCGGGACCGGGTGCGGTCCGTCGCGTTCGCCCCGGACGGCGCCACCCTCGCCTCCGGCGGCGACGACGGCCAGGTCGGCCTGTGGGCGGTGACCGACCCCTCCCGCCCGCAGCGGCGGTCGGCGACCGACGGCGCCGTCGCCGGGATCCGCTCGGTCGCGTTCTCCCCACGCGGCGGCCTGCTGGCCCTCGCCGGCGACGACGGCTCCGTCCGGCTGTGGAACGTGACCGACCCGGCCCGGCCCGCCACCAGCTCCACCCTGCGCGGCACCGGCCGCACGGTGCGGTCCGTGGCGTTCTCCGTCGACGGCTCGACCCTCGCCGCCGGCGGCATCGACGGCGCCGTGCGCACCTGGCGGGTCGGCGGCCCGGGACCGGTCGTCGACCTGGGCTCCACCCCCGGTGGCGTCGGCGGGGTGACCAGCGTCGCCTTCGGCCCGCAGGGCAAGATCCTGGTCACGGCCAGCGAGGACGAGACCGTCCGGCTCACCGACGTCTCCGCCCCGGCGGACCCCGTCGCGCTCACCGACCTGCGTGGGCACACGAAGGCGGTGAGCGCGGCGATGTTCGTCCCCGGCGGGCGGACCGTCGTGTCGGCCGGCGGTGACGGCTCCGTCCGGCTGTGGACGGTCGACCCGGCGGTGCTCACCCGCGACGCCTGCGCCGACCCGGCGAACCGGATCGGCGCCAAGGAGTGGCACGCCAACTTCCCGGACACGCCCTACGACCCGCCCTGCTCCTGA
- a CDS encoding SDR family NAD(P)-dependent oxidoreductase, which produces MATPGRIITPFTAESTAAEVAVGVDLGGRRVVVTGASSGIGVETARVLAGAGAEVTLAVRDVAAGRRTADDIVAGTGNKEIHVAPLDLADRASVAAFVAGWDGPLHILVNNAGVMATPELRTPEGWELQFATNHLGHFAVASGLRGALAAAGGARVVSVSSAAHLRSPVVFTDIHFRERAYDPWLAYGQSKTANVLFAVEATRRWAGDGITVNALMPGAIVTGLQRHVDAGELDRLRGGSSTPATPWKSVEQGAATSVLLATSPLLDGIGGRYFEDCNEALPNTPGARGGVAAYALDPAAAARLWDVTVDTLG; this is translated from the coding sequence ATGGCGACACCCGGGCGGATCATCACACCGTTCACCGCCGAGTCGACCGCGGCGGAGGTCGCGGTCGGAGTCGATCTCGGTGGCCGCCGGGTCGTGGTGACCGGCGCGTCGTCCGGCATCGGGGTCGAGACGGCCCGGGTGCTGGCCGGGGCCGGCGCCGAGGTCACCCTCGCGGTCCGTGACGTCGCGGCGGGCCGGCGGACCGCCGACGACATCGTCGCCGGCACGGGCAACAAGGAGATCCACGTGGCGCCGCTGGATCTCGCCGACCGGGCGTCGGTCGCCGCGTTCGTCGCCGGCTGGGACGGCCCGCTGCACATCCTGGTCAACAACGCCGGAGTGATGGCCACCCCCGAGCTGCGCACGCCGGAGGGCTGGGAGCTGCAGTTCGCGACCAACCACCTCGGTCACTTCGCGGTGGCCTCCGGCCTGCGCGGCGCGCTCGCGGCGGCCGGGGGCGCGCGGGTGGTGTCGGTCAGCTCGGCCGCGCACCTGCGGTCGCCGGTGGTCTTCACCGACATCCACTTCCGCGAGCGGGCCTACGACCCGTGGCTGGCGTACGGCCAGTCCAAGACGGCGAACGTGCTGTTCGCCGTCGAGGCGACCAGGCGCTGGGCCGGGGACGGCATCACCGTGAACGCGCTGATGCCGGGGGCGATCGTCACCGGGCTGCAGCGGCACGTCGACGCCGGAGAGCTCGACCGGCTGCGCGGCGGGAGCAGCACCCCGGCGACGCCGTGGAAGTCCGTCGAGCAGGGCGCCGCGACGTCGGTGCTGCTCGCGACCTCGCCGCTGCTGGACGGGATCGGCGGCCGGTACTTCGAGGACTGCAACGAGGCGCTCCCGAACACGCCGGGTGCCCGGGGTGGCGTGGCCGCCTACGCCCTCGACCCCGCGGCCGCGGCCCGGCTCTGGGACGTCACCGTCGACACGCTCGGCTGA
- a CDS encoding diguanylate cyclase domain-containing protein: MPPARQSRTAPRQAAAGGGCFWPAAVVSVLLVVGSAVAAVALPARAALLTVRVIMLFCLVLGGGTCVVTGLRRRGAERAWRLLIAAMVLGIAAGATEMFPAVVSRGPPVPRQDASSLAYLVPQAFGLAGVLCYPTDPFDLSLRPSGRGRDRRWYVITVLDGLIVAGAVTLLAWIAVLEDAIAARGPLGEGPIYSLVLTATTLIVAVAVILVAVFRQPRSGGGLNLLVMGLLTVTASITCYMAVVVRGGTDVPRLLDLLLIAGPLLVGLAALAPDASRPGRAAEADGGEMFASRRRRRRRRWHAMLPYLPLAAAGIATLLEISGEDIAQQEELWGLLGLLLIALLRQMATMSDNIRLLGQVEEKQHQLRYQAFHDPLTGLANRALFTERLEGALRRGRDPGTGRLAVLFCDLDGFKRVNDEFGHAAGDDLLRVTARRLAGCVRPADTVARLGGDEFAILLDPDPDPDRDTDADDPGSVGRRIAAAVRAPIRLADTTVTVAASTGLVVVDPAGGPVTADALLHRADLAMYAAKAQGDGQPTAYTPDLAVPRSRSRLSPGAARRAALDAAAHGEPSDGRLAVTYRPIVDLATATPVAHEARLAWVHSDLGTTQLLPADDVLGLAPALDRILLRAACRARGPGRPLPVHVTISARRAAQPTLVDDVAAALRAADLPPADLVLQIRPTARAAGPGPRTDPTGLGDVVGRVRASGVRIGLAEIGAPDTLIDVALDILGSAPVDVITVHPDLTTAWTAPGRGEVAAALARTGLATLIGLGITVIADGVDSPATAARLRERGCQLAFGDPCGRSLLSDPLAVVTEADHRDSEDRHADRCRSP; encoded by the coding sequence GTGCCGCCAGCGAGGCAGTCGCGGACGGCGCCGCGTCAGGCGGCGGCCGGCGGCGGGTGTTTCTGGCCGGCGGCGGTGGTCAGCGTGCTGCTGGTCGTCGGCTCGGCGGTCGCCGCGGTCGCCCTGCCCGCCCGGGCGGCGCTGCTCACCGTTCGGGTGATCATGCTCTTCTGTCTGGTGCTGGGTGGCGGGACCTGTGTGGTCACCGGCCTGCGCCGCCGCGGCGCGGAACGCGCGTGGCGGCTGCTGATCGCCGCGATGGTGCTGGGCATCGCCGCCGGAGCGACGGAGATGTTCCCGGCCGTGGTCAGCCGCGGGCCACCGGTGCCCAGGCAGGACGCGTCGTCGCTCGCCTACCTCGTCCCGCAGGCGTTCGGGCTGGCCGGAGTGCTGTGCTATCCGACCGACCCGTTCGACCTGTCGCTGCGGCCGTCGGGCCGGGGCCGGGACCGCCGCTGGTATGTGATCACGGTCCTGGACGGCCTGATCGTGGCCGGCGCGGTGACGCTGCTGGCCTGGATCGCCGTCCTGGAGGACGCGATCGCGGCGCGGGGGCCGCTGGGTGAAGGGCCCATCTACTCGCTCGTCCTGACCGCCACCACCCTGATCGTCGCCGTGGCGGTGATCCTGGTCGCGGTGTTCCGCCAGCCGCGGTCCGGTGGCGGCCTGAACCTGCTGGTCATGGGCCTGCTCACGGTCACGGCCTCGATCACCTGTTACATGGCGGTGGTGGTCCGCGGCGGGACGGACGTCCCGCGGCTGCTGGACCTGCTGCTGATCGCCGGGCCGCTGCTGGTCGGGCTCGCGGCGCTGGCACCGGACGCGTCCCGGCCGGGGCGAGCCGCCGAGGCGGACGGCGGCGAGATGTTCGCCTCCCGGCGCCGGCGCCGGCGCCGGCGCTGGCACGCCATGCTGCCGTATCTGCCGCTGGCCGCGGCTGGCATCGCGACGCTGCTGGAGATCTCCGGGGAGGACATCGCCCAGCAGGAGGAGCTGTGGGGGCTGCTCGGCCTGTTGCTGATCGCGCTGCTGCGGCAGATGGCCACGATGAGCGACAACATCCGCCTCCTCGGCCAGGTGGAGGAGAAGCAGCATCAGCTCCGCTACCAGGCTTTCCACGATCCGCTCACCGGGCTCGCGAACCGGGCCCTGTTCACCGAGCGGCTCGAGGGAGCGCTGCGCCGCGGTCGTGACCCGGGCACCGGACGGCTCGCGGTGCTGTTCTGCGACCTGGACGGGTTCAAGCGGGTCAACGACGAGTTCGGGCACGCCGCCGGGGACGACCTGCTGCGGGTGACCGCCCGCCGGCTGGCCGGGTGCGTGCGGCCGGCGGACACGGTCGCCCGGCTCGGCGGCGACGAGTTCGCGATCCTGCTGGACCCCGACCCCGACCCCGACCGCGACACCGACGCCGACGATCCCGGATCGGTCGGGCGGCGCATCGCCGCCGCGGTGCGGGCGCCCATCCGGCTCGCCGACACGACGGTCACCGTCGCGGCCAGCACCGGTCTCGTCGTCGTCGACCCGGCCGGCGGGCCCGTCACCGCGGACGCCCTGCTGCACCGCGCCGACCTGGCCATGTACGCGGCGAAGGCACAGGGCGACGGGCAGCCGACGGCCTATACCCCCGACCTCGCCGTGCCGCGCTCGCGCTCGCGCCTGAGCCCAGGCGCGGCACGGCGGGCCGCGCTGGACGCGGCGGCCCACGGTGAGCCCTCCGACGGCCGGCTCGCCGTGACCTACCGGCCCATCGTCGACCTCGCCACCGCCACCCCGGTGGCCCACGAGGCCCGGCTCGCCTGGGTGCACTCCGACCTCGGTACCACCCAGCTGCTCCCCGCCGACGACGTGCTCGGCCTGGCGCCGGCCCTGGACCGGATCCTGCTGCGCGCCGCCTGCCGGGCGCGGGGGCCGGGCCGCCCGCTGCCGGTGCACGTGACGATCTCCGCCCGCCGGGCGGCCCAGCCGACCCTCGTCGACGACGTCGCCGCCGCGCTGCGGGCGGCGGATCTCCCGCCCGCCGACCTCGTCCTGCAGATCCGCCCCACCGCGCGCGCCGCCGGCCCGGGCCCACGAACGGACCCGACCGGTCTCGGCGACGTCGTCGGCCGCGTCCGGGCCAGCGGGGTCCGGATCGGGCTCGCCGAGATCGGGGCACCGGACACCCTGATCGACGTCGCCCTCGACATTCTCGGCAGCGCCCCGGTGGATGTGATCACCGTCCATCCCGACCTCACCACGGCCTGGACGGCGCCCGGCCGTGGTGAGGTCGCCGCGGCCCTGGCCCGCACCGGCCTCGCCACCCTGATCGGTCTCGGCATCACCGTGATCGCCGACGGGGTCGACAGCCCGGCCACCGCGGCCCGCCTGCGGGAGCGCGGCTGCCAACTCGCCTTCGGTGATCCGTGCGGGCGTTCGCTGCTGTCGGACCCGCTCGCGGTCGTCACCGAGGCCGACCACCGCGACTCCGAGGACCGTCATGCCGACCGGTGTCGATCGCCGTGA
- a CDS encoding sensor domain-containing phosphodiesterase, with amino-acid sequence MLPARGPVVDVPEPDMAVVELLRMLRRAMGMDVAWLSQIRGDVQILRVLDGDYASFGLMPGSTIRAEGGYFARILSGELPSMIVDSRRDVRTAGLAATAELGLGAYAATPVITRDGGVYGMLGCLSHESRPWLRSRDGRFMRLLAEVLADSVSDLQRVWEGRNTVWERVSRVIDSGGPEIVFQPIFDLRRDEIVGVEALSRFPGSGRDPEGWFADATAIGLGVELELVAARSAMAALPRIPAGLDLAVNISPRTVIAGLPRLLSEVDADRVLVEITEHDRLEDTPGALAGIAALRGLGARIAADDVGAGYSGLAQLIELRPDVIKVDRRLTHGIDTDPARRAVAAGLVRVTEEIGGVVLAEGIETVAERRTVAATNIDHGQGDGLAPPAPLAHLPCAGRLARAGPRRK; translated from the coding sequence ATGCTGCCGGCCCGCGGCCCGGTCGTGGATGTCCCTGAGCCGGACATGGCGGTCGTCGAGCTGCTGCGGATGCTGCGCCGCGCGATGGGAATGGACGTCGCCTGGCTGTCGCAGATACGGGGAGATGTACAGATACTGCGGGTGCTGGACGGTGACTACGCGTCGTTCGGGCTCATGCCCGGAAGCACCATCCGGGCCGAAGGCGGGTATTTCGCGCGGATTCTTTCGGGCGAGCTGCCCTCCATGATCGTGGACAGCCGGCGGGACGTCCGCACGGCCGGTCTCGCCGCCACCGCCGAGCTGGGGCTGGGCGCCTACGCGGCGACCCCGGTCATCACCCGGGACGGCGGTGTGTACGGGATGCTCGGCTGCCTGAGCCACGAGTCGCGCCCGTGGCTGCGCTCCCGGGACGGGCGCTTCATGCGGCTGCTCGCCGAGGTGCTCGCCGACTCGGTGTCCGACCTGCAGCGGGTGTGGGAGGGACGCAACACGGTGTGGGAGCGGGTCAGCCGCGTCATCGACTCGGGCGGCCCGGAGATCGTCTTTCAGCCGATCTTCGACCTGCGGCGTGACGAGATCGTCGGGGTGGAGGCGCTGTCGCGCTTCCCCGGCAGCGGGCGCGACCCGGAGGGCTGGTTCGCCGACGCCACCGCGATCGGGCTGGGGGTCGAGCTCGAGCTGGTCGCCGCCCGGTCGGCGATGGCCGCGCTGCCGCGCATCCCGGCCGGGCTGGATCTCGCGGTGAACATCTCGCCACGCACCGTGATCGCCGGCCTGCCGCGGCTGCTGTCCGAGGTCGACGCGGACCGGGTCCTCGTCGAGATCACCGAGCACGACCGGCTCGAGGACACCCCCGGCGCGCTGGCGGGCATCGCCGCGCTGCGCGGACTCGGGGCGCGCATCGCCGCGGACGACGTCGGCGCCGGCTACTCCGGGCTGGCGCAGCTCATCGAGCTGCGCCCGGACGTCATCAAGGTCGACCGGCGGCTCACCCACGGCATCGACACCGATCCCGCCCGGCGCGCGGTCGCCGCCGGGCTGGTCCGGGTGACCGAGGAGATCGGCGGCGTCGTGCTCGCCGAGGGCATCGAGACCGTCGCCGAACGCCGGACGGTGGCCGCCACCAACATCGATCACGGCCAGGGCGACGGGCTCGCCCCGCCGGCCCCACTGGCGCACCTGCCGTGCGCCGGCCGGTTGGCCCGGGCCGGACCGCGCCGGAAGTGA
- a CDS encoding AMP-binding protein yields MSHHSDAVLAPDPVLDAPYGAEPEPDALIQAAMRWHFSPETGSPFWLRTAEALDFDPLRDVRTFADLARFPNVVNQLREVRVADLIPRGYGPHPDVVGVYESGGTTGPPKRVVVLEDWMRRLVANAQEHSDRRGVPDGVGWLAVAPSGPHVFGEFVGRQARRRGSVRFTVDLDPRWVRKVLADGRPEEAERYAEHVIDQAAHILGTQDIGVLVTTPPLLERLARRDDLVKLVNEHVRVISWGGAHLDADTRSILRDEVFPEIQLYGVYGSTMVLGGATERIGLADDDPCVFDPYSPYISFQVVDPDTRRPVEYGERGQVIMNHISRNALLPNNLERDLAIRIEPPPGQMGDSVADVGPVAVFGDETLIEGVY; encoded by the coding sequence ATGTCGCATCATTCCGATGCCGTACTGGCGCCCGATCCCGTGCTGGACGCCCCCTACGGGGCCGAGCCGGAGCCGGACGCGCTCATCCAGGCGGCCATGCGCTGGCATTTCTCGCCGGAGACGGGGTCGCCGTTCTGGCTGCGGACCGCGGAGGCCCTCGACTTCGATCCGCTCCGCGACGTGCGCACCTTCGCCGACCTCGCCCGCTTCCCCAATGTGGTGAACCAGCTGCGCGAGGTCCGGGTGGCGGATCTGATCCCGCGCGGCTACGGGCCGCACCCGGACGTGGTCGGTGTCTACGAGAGCGGCGGGACGACCGGGCCCCCCAAGCGGGTGGTCGTCCTGGAGGACTGGATGCGGCGTCTGGTGGCGAACGCGCAGGAGCACAGCGACCGGCGCGGCGTCCCGGACGGCGTCGGCTGGCTGGCCGTCGCGCCGAGCGGCCCGCACGTGTTCGGCGAGTTCGTCGGCCGGCAGGCGCGGCGGCGCGGCTCGGTCCGCTTCACCGTCGACCTCGATCCGCGCTGGGTCCGCAAGGTGCTCGCGGACGGTCGTCCCGAGGAGGCCGAACGCTACGCCGAGCATGTGATCGACCAGGCCGCCCACATCCTCGGCACCCAGGACATCGGGGTGCTCGTGACGACACCGCCGCTGCTGGAGCGGCTCGCGCGCCGCGACGACCTGGTGAAGCTCGTCAACGAGCACGTGCGGGTGATCTCCTGGGGTGGCGCCCATCTGGACGCCGACACCCGGTCGATCCTGCGGGACGAGGTCTTCCCCGAGATCCAGCTCTACGGCGTGTACGGCAGCACGATGGTGCTCGGCGGGGCGACCGAGCGGATCGGCCTCGCCGACGACGACCCGTGTGTCTTCGACCCGTACTCGCCGTACATCTCCTTCCAGGTCGTCGACCCGGACACCCGCCGCCCGGTCGAGTACGGTGAGCGCGGCCAGGTGATCATGAACCACATCAGTCGGAACGCCCTGCTGCCCAACAACCTCGAACGTGACCTGGCGATCCGGATCGAACCGCCGCCCGGCCAGATGGGGGACTCGGTCGCGGACGTCGGCCCGGTGGCGGTCTTCGGCGACGAGACGCTCATCGAGGGGGTCTACTGA